In one Nodosilinea sp. FACHB-141 genomic region, the following are encoded:
- a CDS encoding ABC transporter permease → MSSRSAALRYYIFTRLLLAPLMILTITTVVFLLLRSTPGDPVDALLGARAPAAAKDALRSQLGLDQPLFIQYLSYLGDLLRLDLGSSLATQGQTVWQIIRAHFPATVELTVCGMLVATVVGVSVGALAASRPNSPLDAGGRLFGIITYAIPMYWFGMILQLIFAVQLRWFPIGTRYPLRAAPPTGPTGLYLLDSLLTLDFGAFFTTLYYLALPSLTLGILISGVFERMVRVNLKQTLSADYVEAARARGIPERRIVLVHALKNAMIPVITILGLTFASMLGGAVLTEVTFSWPGLANRLYEAISQRDYPVVQGLMVFFAMIVAVISIAIDILNAYIDPRIRY, encoded by the coding sequence ATGTCCTCCCGTTCCGCTGCCCTGCGCTACTACATCTTCACTCGGCTGCTGCTGGCCCCGCTGATGATTTTGACCATCACTACGGTGGTGTTTTTGCTACTGCGGTCGACACCGGGCGACCCGGTAGATGCACTGCTGGGGGCGCGGGCTCCGGCGGCGGCGAAGGATGCGCTTAGGTCGCAGCTTGGCCTAGATCAGCCCTTGTTTATTCAATACTTGAGCTACCTGGGAGATTTGCTGCGGCTGGATCTGGGGTCTTCTCTCGCAACCCAGGGCCAAACCGTGTGGCAAATCATTCGAGCGCATTTTCCGGCCACGGTTGAGCTAACGGTATGCGGCATGCTTGTGGCCACGGTAGTGGGCGTCAGCGTTGGTGCCCTGGCGGCCTCGCGCCCCAACTCGCCGCTGGATGCGGGGGGACGGCTGTTTGGCATCATTACCTACGCCATTCCGATGTACTGGTTTGGCATGATTTTGCAGCTTATTTTTGCGGTGCAGCTGCGCTGGTTTCCCATTGGCACCCGCTACCCGCTGCGGGCCGCGCCCCCGACCGGGCCAACCGGGCTCTACCTGCTCGATAGCTTGCTGACCCTCGATTTTGGCGCATTCTTTACCACACTGTACTACTTGGCTTTGCCTAGCCTCACTCTAGGGATTCTAATCAGCGGGGTATTTGAGCGTATGGTGCGGGTCAACTTGAAGCAGACCCTGTCAGCAGACTACGTGGAGGCGGCTAGAGCGCGAGGCATTCCAGAGCGGCGCATTGTGCTGGTGCACGCGCTGAAGAATGCGATGATTCCGGTGATTACAATTTTGGGGCTAACTTTTGCCTCAATGCTGGGTGGTGCGGTGCTCACGGAGGTAACATTTTCGTGGCCGGGGCTAGCCAACCGCCTCTACGAAGCAATCTCCCAACGGGACTACCCGGTGGTGCAGGGGCTGATGGTGTTTTTCGCCATGATCGTGGCGGTGATCAGCATTGCGATCGATATTTTGAATGCCTATATTGACCCTCGCATTCGCTACTAG